From the Chitinivibrionia bacterium genome, the window ACGTTTTGAGCGGTTTTTTGACAGAATTGCTTGAAAAAGACGTTAAAGTTCTTGAACTTATTGAGAGCGAAAGCAACAAAGAAGACGAAAAGGACAAATACAATCGCTTGGATTTGTGTGCAAAAATTGACAATAACGAAGTTGCGATATTTGAATTTCAAACAAGCAGAGAAAACGATTTTTTCCATAGAATTCTTTACGGCACAAGCAGGGC encodes:
- a CDS encoding Rpn family recombination-promoting nuclease/putative transposase, encoding MEKNIMSFDWAIKEILRDKANFDVLSGFLTELLEKDVKVLELIESESNKEDEKDKYNRLDLCAKIDNNEVAIFEFQTSRENDFFHRILYGTSRA